One region of Bacteroidota bacterium genomic DNA includes:
- a CDS encoding response regulator transcription factor — protein MKVLVCEDDEMVLKMVEFRLQKEGYEVHLAKDGKEALDKIASLRPDIIITDIMMPYLTGLEIVHQVRKQLGMDTPIIIVSSIGLEKTVLEAFQLGADDFITKPFSPNELSVRVKKLLMKSA, from the coding sequence ATGAAAGTTCTAGTTTGCGAAGACGATGAAATGGTCCTGAAAATGGTGGAGTTCCGCCTTCAGAAGGAAGGTTATGAAGTCCACCTGGCGAAAGACGGGAAAGAGGCTTTGGACAAAATCGCTTCACTTCGACCGGATATCATTATCACGGACATCATGATGCCCTATCTCACAGGACTCGAAATTGTGCATCAGGTTCGCAAACAATTGGGTATGGATACTCCCATCATTATTGTATCTTCTATCGGGCTTGAGAAAACCGTTTTGGAAGCCTTTCAGCTCGGAGCTGACGACTTCATTACCAAGCCATTCAGTCCAAATGAACTGTCTGTCAGGGTAAAAAAATTATTAATGAAAT
- a CDS encoding response regulator has translation MSEQLLQILVVEDDELDRMIMKRALNGSGMKHELHFAEDHESGKAAAEGKEYDCIFLDYNLPGGTGLELLKEIRAAKNTSPIILVTSQGDEKIAVEAMKNGANDYIPKSLLSADGIAQTVRFMVTLKSQEKQRLLLEQQLKETERRLKTVVANSPIILFALDEQAQFTLFEGKGLESMGIQKEEFIGESIHSIQRIPIHEENYRKAMNGEETTSVMEVSSRYFEIFYTPIQSEDHAIVGVIGVVSDITGHKRAEEELKTAMTLAEETARLKEQFLANMSHEIRTPMNGIIGLTRILLNTGLSEEQLKFLQSIKVCSDNLLVIINDILDLSKIEAGKMSFESVPFRIQDLARHALELFQSKADEHSIQLVSEIDRDIPEAICGDPTRLSQILNNLMSNAIKFTNEGEVSLIIRMRSKRDEQVTIDFEIKDSGIGIPEGSLNSIFESFTQASTDTTRKFGGTGLGLTIVKRLIELQGGNIGVRSKVGVGTTFFFHLSFAIAKEEQLNVKVTEVKDNISTSHLRILVAEDNPINQLIVKKLFADWQTPIEFADNGKIAIEKLNNSSFDLVLMDIQMPEMDGYTAVNIIRNELPDHLKRIPIMAMTAHATQNEREKCLAAGMDEYISKPFEPSELKKKIIELTKLNNPSLNNAQLDSNESKSESIMKAKQEPSESSNQEDQRNSLQTPNLVIENPSRRKEPVISEQQINLTYLKQIAEGNDSFIIEMIEMFLNKTPQAMETLDASFRNKNWEELKQIAHRIKPSFGYIGLPDTQKMLAEIEKLSEEHTNPERLAELVEEVCQFSKSVFKQLENALTDLK, from the coding sequence ATGTCGGAACAACTTTTACAGATTCTCGTGGTGGAAGACGATGAATTGGACAGGATGATCATGAAGCGTGCTTTGAACGGATCAGGAATGAAACATGAACTGCATTTTGCAGAAGATCATGAAAGTGGAAAAGCAGCAGCTGAGGGAAAGGAATACGATTGCATTTTCCTGGACTACAATCTTCCCGGAGGAACAGGTCTTGAGCTGCTCAAAGAAATCAGAGCAGCTAAAAACACCTCGCCAATCATTCTCGTTACCAGTCAGGGTGATGAAAAGATCGCTGTTGAAGCCATGAAAAATGGCGCGAATGATTATATCCCGAAAAGTCTTTTGTCGGCTGATGGTATCGCGCAAACAGTGCGATTTATGGTGACATTGAAATCGCAGGAGAAACAAAGGTTGCTGCTTGAACAACAGTTGAAAGAAACTGAAAGGCGTTTAAAAACTGTTGTTGCAAATTCTCCGATCATCCTGTTTGCATTGGATGAGCAGGCGCAATTTACCTTGTTTGAAGGAAAAGGTCTGGAATCGATGGGAATTCAAAAAGAAGAATTTATCGGAGAATCCATTCATTCAATTCAGCGAATTCCTATTCACGAAGAAAATTACCGTAAGGCGATGAATGGCGAAGAAACTACTTCTGTAATGGAAGTATCTTCCCGTTATTTTGAAATATTTTATACTCCTATTCAATCCGAAGATCACGCGATTGTCGGAGTCATCGGTGTTGTATCCGATATCACAGGTCACAAGCGGGCGGAAGAGGAATTAAAAACTGCCATGACGTTGGCGGAAGAAACAGCCCGACTCAAGGAACAATTCCTTGCGAACATGAGTCATGAGATCCGGACTCCGATGAATGGAATCATTGGGCTGACAAGAATTCTGTTGAATACCGGATTGAGTGAAGAGCAATTGAAGTTCCTGCAATCGATCAAAGTATGTTCTGACAACCTCCTGGTGATCATCAATGATATCCTTGATTTGTCGAAGATTGAAGCAGGAAAAATGAGCTTCGAAAGTGTTCCTTTCCGGATTCAGGATCTTGCCAGACACGCACTGGAATTGTTCCAGTCGAAAGCGGATGAACATTCTATTCAATTGGTATCAGAAATAGATCGTGATATTCCGGAAGCTATTTGCGGGGACCCTACCCGACTCAGTCAGATTCTGAACAACCTGATGAGCAATGCTATCAAATTCACGAATGAAGGCGAGGTTAGTCTGATCATACGAATGAGAAGTAAAAGGGATGAACAGGTTACAATTGATTTTGAAATAAAAGACAGCGGTATTGGAATTCCTGAAGGAAGTCTGAATAGTATTTTTGAAAGCTTTACTCAGGCCAGCACAGATACAACACGAAAGTTTGGAGGAACAGGACTTGGACTCACGATTGTGAAACGTCTGATTGAATTACAGGGAGGAAACATCGGAGTCCGGAGTAAGGTTGGTGTTGGAACCACCTTCTTCTTTCATCTCAGTTTTGCCATCGCAAAAGAAGAACAGTTGAATGTAAAAGTCACGGAAGTAAAAGACAATATCTCCACTTCACATCTGAGAATCCTTGTTGCGGAGGATAATCCCATCAATCAGCTCATTGTGAAAAAACTTTTTGCCGACTGGCAAACACCCATTGAGTTTGCGGATAACGGTAAAATCGCGATCGAAAAGTTGAACAATTCAAGTTTTGACCTTGTATTGATGGACATTCAGATGCCTGAAATGGATGGGTATACGGCGGTAAATATCATTCGAAATGAATTGCCGGATCATCTGAAAAGGATTCCGATCATGGCCATGACCGCCCATGCTACTCAAAATGAGCGAGAAAAGTGTCTGGCAGCAGGAATGGATGAGTACATCAGCAAGCCATTTGAACCTTCGGAGTTAAAAAAGAAGATCATAGAGCTAACCAAACTCAATAATCCTTCGTTGAACAATGCTCAGTTGGATTCAAATGAGTCCAAATCTGAGTCAATAATGAAAGCAAAACAGGAACCTTCTGAATCATCCAATCAGGAAGATCAGCGTAATTCCCTGCAGACTCCAAACCTGGTGATTGAGAATCCTTCCAGACGTAAGGAACCTGTAATTTCGGAGCAGCAGATCAACCTCACCTATCTTAAACAGATTGCGGAAGGCAACGATTCATTCATCATTGAAATGATTGAAATGTTTTTGAACAAGACACCTCAGGCAATGGAAACTCTGGATGCATCATTCAGGAATAAAAACTGGGAAGAGTTAAAACAAATCGCTCACCGTATCAAGCCTTCCTTTGGTTATATCGGTTTACCGGACACTCAAAAAATGCTTGCTGAAATTGAAAAGCTCAGTGAAGAGCATACCAATCCTGAACGTTTAGCAGAGCTGGTGGAAGAAGTTTGTCAGTTCAGCAAATCGGTTTTCAAGCAGTTGGAAAACGCTCTCACCGATCTGAAATAA
- a CDS encoding TIGR00730 family Rossman fold protein, translated as MNFDELKIRRAFSDKDWQEIKAHDTWQIFKIMSEFVDGFEKLSKIGPCVSIFGSARTKPDHEYYKLAEEIAYKLTKEGYGIITGGGPGIMEAANKGAKTAGGKSVGLNIELPFEQSSNPYIDSDKLITFDYFFVRKLMFIKYAQGFVVLPGGFGTMDELFEALTLIQTKKIGKFPIVMAGKEYWGGMFDWIKSTLIREKMIEPSDLNLLMLAEDADHAVKHINEFYSRYLLKPNF; from the coding sequence ATGAATTTTGATGAACTAAAAATCCGCAGAGCCTTTTCAGATAAAGACTGGCAGGAAATTAAAGCCCACGACACCTGGCAGATTTTCAAAATCATGTCGGAGTTTGTGGATGGTTTTGAAAAGCTGAGTAAAATCGGGCCTTGTGTTTCGATTTTCGGATCGGCACGTACCAAACCGGATCATGAATATTATAAACTGGCAGAGGAAATCGCTTACAAACTGACCAAGGAAGGTTATGGAATCATCACCGGTGGTGGTCCCGGAATCATGGAAGCCGCGAACAAAGGAGCCAAAACCGCAGGTGGTAAATCTGTAGGATTGAACATTGAACTGCCCTTCGAGCAGTCATCCAATCCTTACATCGATAGTGACAAGCTGATCACTTTTGACTACTTCTTTGTACGTAAACTGATGTTCATCAAGTATGCACAGGGATTTGTGGTACTTCCGGGTGGATTTGGTACTATGGACGAACTCTTTGAAGCGCTCACTCTCATCCAGACAAAAAAAATCGGAAAATTTCCGATCGTTATGGCCGGGAAAGAATATTGGGGAGGAATGTTTGACTGGATCAAATCAACCCTTATCCGCGAAAAAATGATTGAGCCAAGCGATCTGAATTTGCTGATGCTAGCAGAAGACGCTGATCATGCTGTGAAGCATATCAATGAATTCTATTCCCGATATCTCCTCAAACCGAATTTCTAA
- the uvrA gene encoding excinuclease ABC subunit UvrA has protein sequence MSADQEFLEIYGARVHNLKNIDLTFPRNQLVVITGLSGSGKSSLAFDTIYAEGQRRYLESFSAYARQFLGNMERPDVDKISGLSPVISIEQKTTNLNPRSTVGTITEIYDFLRLLYARASEAYSYVTGEKMIKLSDDQIIDLIIKKFKGRKVIMLAPLVKARKGHYRELFEQLMQQGYLRVRTDGRVVELKKGLQLDRYKTHDIELVVDRLEVSESSKQRLTESLVLSMKLGKGSILLVDAEKDKESYYSRHLMCPTSGISYDEPQPNTFSFNSPYGACRKCNGLGTISEIDIKSIIPDPKMNIKSGGIVPLGPQKDTWIFKQLIALGRKYNFNLTMPIAEIPEESLNIILYGSEDVLNVSMDYSGGNSYHHAITYEGIVNFIVNQDTEQTSNSMRKWVQSFMLQVECPECHGSRLKQESLNFRIHDKNIAELAGMDILALGQWFSSLDSKLNARQKKIGQEVIKEIRKRIQFLLDVGLDYLTLNRSSKSLSGGESQRIRLATQIGSQLVGVLYILDEPSIGLHQRDNVRLIKSLQDLRDTGNSVIVVEHDKETILAADYVIDLGPGAGTHGGKVVAQGTPKEIMEVKSLTTDYLNGTRQITIPKILRKGSGKFLELKGATGHNLKNVNVKIPLGKFVCVTGVSGSGKSSLINETLYPILNHHFFDAHQKPLPYTSVTGLNHIDKVIEIDQSPIGRTPRSNPATYTGVFTDIRNLFAALPEAAIRGYQAGRFSFNVKGGRCETCQGGGMRVIEMNFLPDVYVACETCRGKRYNRETLEIRYRGKSISDVLDMSIEQAVEFFNNMPHILHKIKTLEEVGLGYITLGQQSTTLSGGEAQRVKLATELSKRDTGNTFYILDEPTTGLHFEDVRILLEVLSRLVDKGNTVLVIEHNMDVIKIADHIIDLGPEGGQRGGTIVCEGTPEEIIKNKKSITAEFLKKELQEYKAFGNLKLAKT, from the coding sequence ATGTCTGCAGACCAAGAATTTCTCGAAATATATGGTGCCCGGGTTCACAACCTGAAAAACATTGATCTCACTTTCCCAAGGAATCAGCTTGTGGTGATCACCGGTCTCAGCGGTAGTGGAAAATCTTCACTTGCTTTTGATACCATTTACGCGGAAGGTCAACGACGATACCTCGAAAGTTTTTCCGCCTATGCACGACAGTTTCTTGGCAACATGGAACGTCCTGATGTGGACAAAATCAGTGGTCTGAGTCCTGTTATTTCCATTGAGCAAAAAACCACGAATCTTAATCCTCGCTCTACAGTCGGTACGATTACAGAAATTTATGATTTCCTCCGTCTGCTTTATGCCCGGGCATCAGAAGCTTATTCTTATGTGACCGGCGAGAAGATGATCAAGTTGAGCGATGATCAGATCATTGATCTTATCATTAAAAAATTCAAAGGCAGGAAAGTCATTATGCTTGCTCCTCTGGTAAAAGCCAGGAAAGGACATTATCGTGAACTTTTTGAGCAACTGATGCAACAAGGATATCTTCGTGTACGAACAGATGGACGAGTAGTTGAATTGAAAAAAGGACTTCAGCTTGACCGTTACAAAACACATGATATTGAATTGGTAGTGGACCGGTTGGAAGTCAGCGAAAGTTCCAAGCAAAGGCTTACGGAATCACTTGTACTTTCGATGAAGCTTGGCAAAGGATCCATTTTACTCGTTGACGCGGAAAAGGATAAAGAAAGCTATTACAGCCGTCACCTGATGTGTCCGACTTCAGGAATATCCTACGACGAGCCACAGCCAAATACCTTTTCTTTTAACTCACCTTATGGAGCCTGCAGGAAATGTAACGGTCTTGGGACCATTTCCGAAATAGATATCAAGAGTATCATCCCGGATCCGAAGATGAATATTAAATCGGGAGGAATTGTTCCTCTCGGTCCTCAAAAAGATACCTGGATTTTCAAACAACTGATTGCGCTTGGGAGAAAATACAATTTCAATCTCACAATGCCCATCGCTGAGATTCCGGAAGAATCATTGAACATTATTCTCTATGGTTCTGAAGATGTTTTGAATGTATCCATGGATTATTCGGGTGGCAATTCTTATCACCACGCTATAACCTATGAAGGGATTGTCAATTTTATCGTCAACCAGGACACGGAACAGACATCTAATTCCATGCGCAAATGGGTTCAAAGTTTCATGTTGCAGGTGGAGTGTCCGGAATGTCATGGTTCCAGACTAAAACAAGAATCGTTGAACTTCCGAATTCACGATAAGAATATTGCCGAATTAGCCGGGATGGATATTCTAGCTTTGGGCCAATGGTTTTCTTCCCTTGATTCAAAGTTGAACGCACGTCAGAAAAAAATCGGACAGGAAGTTATCAAAGAGATTCGTAAACGTATCCAGTTTTTGCTGGATGTAGGCCTGGATTATCTCACCCTGAATCGCAGTAGTAAATCCCTGAGCGGCGGGGAATCGCAGCGAATAAGGCTGGCAACACAAATCGGTTCACAGTTGGTGGGTGTATTGTATATTCTCGATGAGCCTAGTATTGGATTGCATCAGCGTGACAATGTGCGGCTGATTAAATCACTCCAGGATCTACGTGACACAGGAAACTCGGTGATCGTTGTGGAACACGATAAGGAAACCATCCTGGCCGCTGACTATGTGATTGATCTGGGTCCGGGTGCAGGAACTCACGGAGGAAAAGTTGTTGCGCAGGGTACACCAAAAGAAATTATGGAAGTAAAAAGTCTGACGACAGATTATTTGAATGGAACGCGTCAGATTACGATTCCAAAAATATTGCGAAAAGGTTCAGGCAAATTTCTCGAACTCAAGGGAGCCACAGGTCACAATCTGAAAAATGTAAACGTTAAGATTCCGCTGGGAAAATTTGTTTGCGTTACAGGAGTTTCCGGAAGCGGGAAATCATCGCTGATCAATGAGACCCTCTACCCTATTCTGAATCATCACTTTTTTGACGCGCATCAAAAACCATTGCCTTATACTTCCGTCACCGGACTGAATCATATTGACAAAGTCATCGAGATTGATCAGTCACCGATTGGCAGAACACCACGCTCGAATCCCGCGACGTATACGGGAGTATTTACGGATATCCGTAATCTTTTTGCCGCATTACCTGAAGCTGCAATACGCGGTTACCAAGCCGGAAGATTTTCTTTTAATGTAAAAGGTGGTCGTTGCGAAACCTGTCAGGGAGGCGGAATGCGGGTGATTGAAATGAATTTCCTTCCGGATGTTTATGTTGCTTGTGAAACCTGCAGAGGCAAACGTTACAATCGTGAAACGCTGGAAATCCGTTATCGTGGTAAATCCATCAGCGATGTACTCGACATGAGTATTGAGCAGGCTGTTGAATTTTTCAACAACATGCCGCATATTTTGCATAAAATAAAAACGCTTGAGGAAGTCGGTCTGGGATATATCACTCTGGGACAACAAAGCACTACATTGAGTGGTGGTGAAGCTCAACGTGTAAAACTGGCGACGGAATTATCCAAGCGAGACACCGGAAATACATTTTACATTCTCGATGAACCAACAACCGGATTGCATTTTGAAGATGTGAGGATACTGCTGGAAGTATTGAGTCGCCTTGTCGACAAAGGGAATACAGTGTTGGTGATTGAACACAACATGGATGTCATCAAGATCGCGGATCACATCATCGATCTGGGTCCTGAAGGCGGGCAACGTGGTGGAACGATTGTTTGTGAAGGCACGCCTGAGGAAATTATTAAAAACAAAAAAAGCATAACCGCTGAATTCCTGAAAAAAGAACTCCAGGAATACAAAGCTTTCGGAAACCTTAAACTCGCGAAGACGTAA
- the porQ gene encoding type IX secretion system protein PorQ: MKRHYFLILFSLLSISAFAQTGGSSVFSFLNVPASARIAALGGTLISVRDNDLNSALQAPSLLNPAMSKSIALSAVTYVDGVKFGDASYANSFGKTGTFMANMHYANYGDFKETDVYGDVQGAFKASDYALTIGWGYQYNSHFSVGAAIKGIYSDYYIYNSFGLAADISGTFYDSLKQWTITFEARNIGAQLKSYVEKNNEPLPTEALLGVSKKLAHTPLRFNLTYRHLEKFDLSYSDPYDLGDVDPLTGEAQVKTIGFWNKFSRHFILGTEILLSKNFHLRAAYNFQRRRELLVDTRTGTVGFSFGFGLKISKFILSYGRGNYHLAGSANHFSISTNLSEFARKK; the protein is encoded by the coding sequence ATGAAGAGACACTACTTCCTAATCTTATTCTCGCTGTTATCAATTTCAGCATTTGCCCAAACAGGAGGTTCATCTGTTTTTTCATTTCTGAATGTTCCGGCATCAGCAAGAATCGCAGCGCTGGGTGGAACATTGATTTCTGTCCGTGACAATGATCTGAATAGCGCCCTGCAGGCTCCATCCCTGTTGAACCCTGCCATGAGCAAGTCAATTGCATTGAGTGCAGTGACTTATGTTGATGGTGTTAAATTCGGTGATGCTTCCTATGCAAATTCTTTTGGGAAAACGGGTACATTCATGGCTAATATGCATTATGCAAATTATGGTGATTTTAAAGAAACTGATGTTTATGGCGATGTACAGGGTGCTTTCAAGGCCTCAGATTATGCCCTGACCATCGGCTGGGGTTATCAGTACAATTCTCATTTTTCAGTTGGCGCAGCTATCAAAGGAATTTACAGTGATTATTATATCTATAATTCATTTGGTCTGGCTGCGGATATCTCCGGAACCTTTTACGATTCATTAAAACAGTGGACAATCACTTTCGAAGCCCGGAATATTGGTGCTCAATTAAAAAGTTACGTCGAAAAAAACAATGAGCCTCTTCCAACAGAAGCCTTGTTAGGGGTATCCAAAAAACTTGCACACACTCCTTTACGTTTTAATCTCACCTACCGCCATCTCGAAAAATTCGATCTCTCTTATTCTGATCCTTATGATCTTGGCGATGTTGATCCCTTAACAGGAGAGGCACAGGTAAAAACGATTGGTTTTTGGAATAAATTTTCAAGACATTTTATCTTAGGAACCGAAATACTTCTCTCCAAAAATTTTCACCTGAGAGCTGCATACAATTTTCAACGTCGACGTGAACTGCTTGTGGATACCCGAACAGGAACAGTCGGTTTTTCTTTTGGCTTCGGATTAAAAATCAGCAAATTTATCCTGAGCTATGGCAGAGGAAATTACCATCTCGCCGGTTCTGCAAACCATTTTTCAATCAGCACAAATTTGTCAGAGTTTGCCAGGAAGAAATGA
- a CDS encoding (d)CMP kinase, translated as MQEKPSVKSPKIIIAIDGYSSCGKSTLAKALARKLAYSYIDSGAMYRAVTLFVQQHDISLEQLAEMTQKQLEGLMDNIHISFHVNPETGLSEVFLNGLNVEKRIRDLKVSDWVSPVSAVPEIRHRMVELQQSYGVHKGIVMDGRDIGTKVFPHAELKIFMTARDEVRAKRRFDELNNKGFMVTFDEVMKNIRDRDYTDTHRSESPLRQSEDAIILDNSDLNEQEQFEFALELVKKLNVQIPA; from the coding sequence ATGCAAGAAAAGCCGTCTGTCAAGAGTCCAAAAATCATTATTGCAATTGACGGATATTCTTCTTGCGGGAAGAGTACTTTGGCTAAAGCTCTTGCCAGGAAGCTGGCTTATAGTTACATTGATTCAGGAGCGATGTACCGCGCAGTCACTTTATTTGTTCAGCAACATGATATTTCGCTTGAACAACTGGCTGAAATGACTCAAAAACAGCTGGAAGGTCTGATGGATAATATCCATATCAGTTTTCATGTAAACCCGGAAACCGGCTTATCTGAAGTCTTTTTGAACGGATTAAATGTGGAAAAACGAATCCGTGATTTAAAAGTATCGGATTGGGTGAGTCCCGTGAGTGCTGTGCCTGAAATCCGGCATCGTATGGTTGAGCTCCAGCAAAGTTATGGAGTACATAAAGGAATTGTGATGGACGGACGGGATATCGGAACCAAAGTATTTCCCCATGCTGAATTGAAAATTTTCATGACAGCACGTGATGAAGTCAGGGCAAAACGCCGTTTCGATGAACTGAATAACAAAGGCTTCATGGTCACCTTTGACGAAGTGATGAAAAATATTCGTGACAGGGACTACACTGATACCCATCGTTCAGAAAGCCCATTGCGCCAGTCGGAAGATGCCATCATTCTCGACAACTCCGATCTGAACGAACAGGAACAATTTGAATTCGCTTTAGAACTTGTAAAAAAACTGAATGTTCAGATTCCTGCATAG